The Drosophila sulfurigaster albostrigata strain 15112-1811.04 chromosome 3, ASM2355843v2, whole genome shotgun sequence genomic sequence tacttttagtaCTTTTAGATTGTGGCCGTCCTTATCTCTCTTATTCTCTCTAGCTATTGTTGATCTTTGGACTAGACGGAATTCCCAGCCGAATCTTGTGGGTGACACAATGTAATTgttgtattcaaaattaacTTTTCGCTGTGAAAAGTCGCCTTAGGGACCAATAAACTACTCCTATTTTACTCTGAAGATACTCAGTTTTTTGAGCTCTATCAGATGCAATTTATTTCGAAGCGATTGCTGCGTAAATTAATGCGCATAtaaccaaaatcaaaatacacaGCACTAGGAAATCCCTTGTACTCTGTTATCTTTCGGTGCTGAACTACtaatattaatagttttgTTTAGTTGAGTGAATACTCTATAATATGAAGTACACTTGTTAATATTCAATGCTGTACAGACAAAAAGAACTTTCTAGAACCAATAATTAAGATCTTAAGTTTGGGAACTTCTGAATTTACaaacttaaataattaattaaataatttcatattgaaAACTTATGAAAGATGATTTCAATCTTAATTCaacattgaaaaaattttattttaagattttccTTCAAGAAATTAttcttgaatttaatatatttccaGATTATTTAACACATCTTCAGTCAGTTGATTGCATCTTAATAAGGTATTAAATATTCGACAaggtttcaaatatttgatgaACAatcaaagtatgcaatacatttttaataaaatatttacaattttctgAACTGAAAGTGAGACAAAATGACTAATACAAccacatatttattaaattcttatatTAGCTTCGTTTTATGGCACTTGATGAGCAGTAAGTtagaaacatatttatataaatctatataaaacttacctttaatttataattccaCTATTCAGACGTATTTTGCGAAACGCTCAATGAATGCATCAATTGTACTTTGTATAATGGAGACTGTCAAATGGTTAAGACTGGTTGGAGTGTCTTTAAAATGTCTCGTTACGATCAATTTTCGGTTGTTAAGATACCCGAATTTCCTGGCCAATCCGAAGTAGAGTATGTATATGATGAAAATCTGGCCAACTGCGTCTCCGATGGCTATACAATTACTGGTACGTAATCATACATTTCATAATTCCGAATCTCTTTCAGTTCATTGACTTTGTCACAGATAGATTAGAgacatttgtttgcttttggtcCCCTTTGTTGGGTTGTCAGGCTGTGGCGAGTAAAGATGTTGTCAACAAGAGACTTATGCATCGTACCGCCTGCAAGATTTGTGCCAGATATTGTAATTGCAGTGTACGCAGTGGAGCCTCGGATGGAATTGATACAATTTGGATTCTAAGATCGACTTGGGTGtggttattatattattgcaaGGGGAatcaagtatttatttattaaaagacGACTATGAGCTGTGGagagtaagaaaactacagtcgagatAGTCACtactcaatttcaataaaaacaaaacaatacgAACGCGCTACATTCCTTGAAAATACAATAtgtcgatatactactactttcaaaacataccaacgagaataaaatatttgagactgtaaatcaaagaaattaaaaccCGATAgctaagtttttttttcaataagaTTTTATCGGATCGTAGCCAAATgctcaggaatcataaaatttataattattatttttggtatcaAAAAGCGATTCAATCTTTGAAATTGCGCTTGCTATTCGAAAAAAATATGAGATATACttaagaaatactaaaatatactaacggtatattttgagaaaattttTTCTTCAATATCTTCGAAGATTTCTATCGGATCATAGCAAAGTATCAGGGATCATAAAgtttataatttctatttttggtATGAAATTATGCTTGCTATTTGGAAATTGGCTGGCTTCTTGAATTTAGTTTTAGATAGTATTCAAATCTTTAAAGAATCCTTTAAtttagaatataaattaaaagagtgtaaatctttaaaaaaaataaatatctatttgattaaaaaacaCTTATTATATATCTAAATACTGTTTCAAATTGGGTATTTTTGGCACTGAGTTGTACAaagtgtttgttgttatttttaattttcattcgTTTAGAgtgtcaaatttaaaaaaaaagtcaagtaAATTTCcaagttttataaaaattattgttgttttattcCTTTTATGATGAACATTTTTACAactgtattattatttttacccGTGTCTGTAAACTCAATTAACAGTAAGCCAGTAAACGCTGggataaattatttcatatctcaaaacaaataacataATCATAGGAACGAATGGCGAATCGCTCAACTTTTGCCCTGCTTGTGCACAATGGATTATCTCTGATTGCAAGGTGAATAAAAAGAGCGTATCGATTGATAAAGACGAAGA encodes the following:
- the LOC133842438 gene encoding uncharacterized protein LOC133842438 isoform X1; the protein is MTNTTTYLLNSYISFVLWHLMSNVFCETLNECINCTLYNGDCQMVKTGWSVFKMSRYDQFSVVKIPEFPGQSEVEYVYDENLANCVSDGYTITDRLETFVCFWSPLLGCQAVASKDVVNKRLMHRTACKICARYCNCSVRSGASDGIDTIWILRSTWVWLLYYCKGNQVFIY
- the LOC133842438 gene encoding uncharacterized protein LOC133842438 isoform X2; this translates as MTNTTTYLLNSYISFVLWHLMSNVFCETLNECINCTLYNGDCQMVKTGWSVFKMSRYDQFSVVKIPEFPGQSEVEYVYDENLANCVSDGYTITD